In Vibrio crassostreae, one DNA window encodes the following:
- the pta gene encoding phosphate acetyltransferase, with protein MKAIERIIDKAHLDRKRVVLSEAEDPRVLKAARLAIDKQLAYITLVGDEKAIIEAAQLHHINLAGIHIVSPQTSALKAVLAERLYELRKAKGMTYEDALGKVKDPLMFANLMVREGLVDGTVNGAVYTTSDVVRAALQIIGPAPDSELVSSFFLMMLCEPFHNLKGGMIFSDCGLVINPNETELASIAVAASNSAQTLLMEEPKVAMLSFSTNGSAKHESVDKVRNAAQLVKQRCPGIAVDQDVQLDAAIVTEIAAKKLPDSEVKGESNVLIFPNLEAGNIGYKLAERLGGAVAIGPLLQGLNQPANDLSRGCSAEDILNVIAVTAVQAQQSKTANPTTDIDADAQEDPNASEDQEAKEREESEFEFRY; from the coding sequence ATGAAAGCAATTGAACGGATTATTGATAAGGCGCACTTAGATCGTAAGCGTGTGGTTTTGAGTGAAGCTGAAGATCCTCGTGTACTCAAGGCTGCACGATTAGCGATAGATAAACAGCTCGCTTATATCACGCTGGTGGGCGATGAAAAGGCGATTATCGAAGCCGCTCAGTTGCATCATATTAACCTCGCGGGCATTCATATTGTTTCACCACAAACATCAGCACTGAAAGCTGTGTTGGCTGAACGACTGTATGAGTTAAGAAAAGCCAAAGGCATGACTTATGAAGATGCATTGGGGAAGGTTAAAGACCCACTGATGTTTGCCAACTTGATGGTAAGGGAAGGGCTGGTTGACGGCACGGTCAATGGCGCCGTTTATACCACGTCTGATGTGGTGCGAGCTGCGCTGCAGATCATTGGGCCAGCACCAGACAGTGAATTGGTATCGAGCTTCTTTTTAATGATGTTGTGCGAGCCTTTCCATAACCTTAAAGGTGGCATGATTTTCAGTGATTGTGGCTTGGTGATTAACCCCAATGAAACTGAACTTGCATCAATTGCAGTGGCGGCATCAAACAGTGCACAAACGCTGTTGATGGAAGAGCCGAAAGTGGCAATGCTCTCGTTTTCTACCAATGGCAGTGCTAAGCATGAATCGGTCGATAAGGTGCGTAATGCCGCCCAGTTAGTGAAGCAGCGTTGCCCGGGGATTGCGGTTGATCAGGATGTTCAACTCGATGCGGCGATTGTGACTGAAATTGCGGCGAAAAAACTGCCCGATTCCGAGGTGAAGGGCGAATCTAACGTGCTGATATTTCCCAACTTAGAAGCTGGCAATATCGGTTACAAGCTTGCTGAAAGGCTAGGTGGTGCGGTCGCGATTGGTCCGTTGTTGCAAGGGCTGAATCAACCTGCCAATGATTTATCCAGAGGGTGCAGTGCTGAAGATATCTTAAATGTAATCGCGGTGACTGCCGTGCAAGCACAGCAAAGTAAAACGGCAAATCCAACGACGGATATTGACGCTGATGCTCAAGAAGATCCAAACGCTTCAGAAGATCAAGAAGCTAAAGAAAGAGAAGAATCAGAATTTGAGTTTAGATACTGA
- a CDS encoding isocitrate lyase, translated as MSQITQDIEMIEVAKSAAGAPWDAINAESAARMRAQNKFKTGLDIAQYTADIMRADMEAYDKDSSQYTQSLGCWHGFIGQQKLISIKKHFDGKTDRRYLYLSGWMVAALRSDFGPLPDQSMHEKTSVAGLVEELYTFLRQADARELGGLFRELDAAREAGDVNQQDLIQDKIDNHVTHVVPIIADIDAGFGNAEATYLMAKQMIEAGACCLQIENQVADEKQCGHQDGKVTVPHADFHAKLRALRYAFLELGIDNGIIVARTDSQGAGLTKEIAVVKEPGDQGDIYNSYLDVEEIDVADMAEGDVCFNRDGKLVRPKRLPSGLYQFRQGTGEDRCVFDCIEAINAGADLLWIETEKPHIGQIKEMMDGVREVHPNAKLVYNNSPSFNWTLNFRQQAYDAMVAEGKDVSAYDRASLMSAEYDESELSASADEKIRTFQADASREAGIFHHLITLPTYHTAALSTDNLAKEYFGDQGMLGYVANVQRKEIRQGIACVKHQNMSGSDMGDDHKEYFAGENALKAAGEANTSNQFD; from the coding sequence ATGTCGCAAATTACACAAGATATCGAAATGATAGAAGTTGCAAAAAGCGCTGCAGGTGCTCCATGGGATGCAATCAATGCTGAATCTGCTGCTCGTATGCGAGCTCAAAACAAATTCAAAACAGGTCTAGATATCGCGCAATACACGGCAGATATCATGCGTGCGGATATGGAGGCTTACGATAAAGACAGCTCTCAATACACTCAGTCTTTAGGTTGCTGGCATGGTTTTATCGGTCAACAAAAGCTGATTTCTATTAAGAAGCACTTTGATGGCAAGACAGATCGCCGCTACCTATACCTTTCTGGTTGGATGGTTGCTGCACTTCGCTCAGACTTTGGTCCACTTCCAGACCAATCAATGCATGAAAAAACATCGGTTGCAGGCCTAGTAGAAGAACTATACACATTCCTGCGCCAAGCTGATGCACGTGAACTGGGTGGTTTATTCCGTGAGCTAGACGCTGCACGTGAAGCGGGCGATGTTAACCAACAAGACCTTATCCAAGACAAAATCGACAATCACGTAACACACGTGGTGCCAATCATTGCAGATATCGATGCAGGTTTCGGTAACGCAGAAGCGACCTACCTAATGGCTAAGCAGATGATTGAAGCGGGCGCATGTTGTCTACAAATTGAAAACCAAGTTGCCGATGAGAAGCAATGTGGTCACCAAGACGGCAAAGTAACGGTTCCACATGCTGACTTCCACGCAAAACTTCGCGCACTTCGTTACGCCTTCCTTGAACTAGGCATCGACAACGGCATCATTGTTGCTCGTACCGATTCTCAAGGTGCTGGTCTAACAAAAGAAATCGCAGTAGTGAAAGAGCCGGGCGACCAAGGTGATATCTACAACTCATACCTAGATGTTGAAGAAATTGATGTTGCTGATATGGCAGAAGGCGACGTTTGCTTTAACCGTGACGGCAAACTAGTTCGACCTAAGCGTCTACCTTCAGGCTTATACCAATTCCGTCAAGGTACTGGTGAAGATCGTTGTGTATTTGACTGTATTGAAGCAATCAACGCAGGTGCTGACCTTCTTTGGATTGAGACTGAGAAACCACACATCGGTCAAATCAAAGAGATGATGGATGGCGTACGTGAAGTACACCCTAATGCGAAACTTGTTTACAACAACTCTCCATCATTCAACTGGACGCTAAACTTCCGTCAGCAAGCTTACGATGCGATGGTAGCAGAAGGTAAGGATGTATCAGCTTACGACCGTGCAAGCCTAATGAGCGCGGAATACGACGAATCAGAACTGTCTGCAAGCGCTGACGAGAAGATTCGCACATTCCAAGCAGACGCGTCTCGTGAAGCGGGTATTTTCCACCACTTGATTACACTGCCTACTTACCACACTGCAGCGCTGTCTACTGACAACCTCGCGAAAGAGTACTTCGGCGACCAAGGCATGTTGGGCTACGTTGCGAACGTTCAACGTAAAGAAATCCGCCAAGGCATCGCATGTGTTAAACACCAAAACATGTCTGGTTCAGATATGGGTGATGACCATAAAGAGTACTTTGCTGGTGAGAACGCACTAAAAGCAGCAGGTGAAGCGAATACATCGAACCAATTTGATTAA
- a CDS encoding LysR family transcriptional regulator, protein MNIARIDLNLLVYLDMLLRERNVTRAANQLGITQPAMSNGLRRLRDLFEDPLLVRTSEGMVPTERAQKLQPLIRNILANVEKTLQPTTEFNAEDSERVFRIMASDYAESTIIQPLLKRLSEIAPKIRLDIMTPSDVSYQDVEQGTVDIIINRFDDIPQSFHQMSLWHDGFSCLFSCDNPIADNFDILSYLKAQHIWVSKTGMGTGVGINPSEAQKLGWIDEALMRIGKTRNITVFTRHYLSAILFAQQKNLILTIPTKAAQLQRNNPNLLIKPAPFAIEPFEVKMAWSPLLQTNPDHQWMRRLIKSVANEIESGVTG, encoded by the coding sequence ATGAATATTGCTCGTATAGACCTTAATTTGCTTGTGTATTTAGACATGTTGCTACGTGAAAGAAACGTTACACGAGCGGCAAATCAATTAGGAATAACTCAACCAGCCATGAGTAATGGATTGCGCCGATTGCGTGATCTGTTTGAAGATCCACTATTGGTGAGAACCAGTGAAGGGATGGTGCCGACCGAGCGAGCGCAAAAGTTGCAACCGCTGATTAGAAACATCTTGGCGAATGTAGAAAAGACACTCCAGCCGACCACAGAGTTTAATGCAGAAGACAGTGAACGCGTGTTTCGTATCATGGCGAGTGACTATGCTGAATCGACCATTATTCAACCTCTTCTGAAAAGGTTAAGTGAGATAGCACCGAAAATACGACTGGATATCATGACGCCAAGTGACGTGAGTTATCAGGATGTAGAGCAAGGTACTGTTGATATAATCATCAACCGTTTTGACGACATCCCACAGTCGTTTCACCAGATGAGCCTTTGGCACGACGGGTTCTCTTGCCTATTTAGCTGTGATAATCCAATTGCCGATAACTTTGATATTTTGTCTTATTTAAAGGCGCAACATATCTGGGTAAGTAAGACGGGGATGGGAACCGGAGTGGGAATCAACCCCAGTGAAGCACAAAAGCTCGGTTGGATAGATGAAGCGTTAATGCGCATTGGTAAAACCCGCAATATCACGGTATTTACTCGACACTACCTGTCGGCGATTCTTTTCGCACAACAGAAGAACTTGATCCTTACTATTCCTACTAAAGCGGCGCAATTGCAGCGCAACAACCCTAATTTGTTAATCAAACCAGCCCCATTTGCTATTGAACCTTTTGAAGTAAAGATGGCGTGGAGCCCCTTGTTACAAACCAATCCAGACCACCAGTGGATGCGTCGCTTGATCAAAAGTGTCGCCAATGAAATCGAAAGTGGTGTGACGGGATAA
- a CDS encoding cobaltochelatase CobT-related protein, whose amino-acid sequence MANVSSQQKKILDLGVSVARAISGELNLNYRGERLYNGNSPCYYQSAHTNDLTFVSRHELTNSKLSMQGKIDSSALRLLLSDTDLHYSLRPKNEVERLLYDFCEQVRIESQVPSYLKGVTKSIQFNFAYWSDQYHQNGFTESRIGMLLFTLMQIIHTRLTSVPVSELIAETIESTRAGIVPIFGSSLKRLKEHRTNQQQFAHYANELASLAQELINQEQESNNSLTPTVEEDIKILAQLALIVDGDIQDEEVDTDITGNSKVFELSGANYQVFNSEFDQVVAADKLVRRALLLELRQKLTDDIMARQVNTRRLAAMLTNFVATPQKNRRQDHLEEGIVNATTITKLITSPLDRTVFYQPEIGASHQCAITFLMDCSGSMQKHSHKLSLLMDTMLKSVGLANIPFEIIGFTTNNWNGGKVYRQWLKQGQPKHPGRLNEVRHIVFKDFDAHWRRSRLGIASLRKADIFKEGIDGEAVQFASQRLQQHSAQRKVLIVFSDGCPMDTATSTANDQFYLDNHLKQVIERESAKNGIEIHGVGMGVDLSPYYRSNITLDIQESCLFGLSRSIFEMLKRS is encoded by the coding sequence ATGGCCAATGTTTCTTCTCAGCAGAAAAAGATCCTCGACCTTGGTGTGTCTGTCGCTAGAGCGATCAGTGGTGAATTGAACCTGAATTATCGGGGAGAGCGTCTCTATAACGGCAATAGCCCCTGCTATTATCAGTCGGCACACACCAACGATCTCACCTTTGTGTCTCGCCATGAGCTGACAAACAGCAAGCTCTCAATGCAAGGTAAGATCGATTCATCGGCACTGAGACTATTGTTGTCAGATACTGATCTTCACTATTCATTACGACCAAAAAACGAAGTCGAACGTCTGTTATATGATTTCTGCGAACAAGTACGAATCGAGTCACAAGTCCCGTCTTACCTAAAAGGTGTGACTAAGAGCATTCAGTTCAACTTTGCGTATTGGAGCGATCAATACCATCAAAATGGCTTTACTGAATCTCGAATTGGGATGTTGCTGTTCACGCTGATGCAAATCATCCACACCCGCTTAACCAGTGTCCCAGTTTCGGAACTAATTGCCGAAACCATTGAATCGACTCGTGCGGGCATCGTGCCTATTTTCGGAAGCAGCCTAAAGCGCTTGAAGGAACATAGAACCAACCAACAACAGTTTGCTCACTACGCCAATGAACTGGCCTCTTTAGCACAAGAGCTCATCAACCAAGAACAAGAGAGTAATAACTCACTGACACCAACAGTGGAAGAAGACATCAAAATCCTCGCGCAGCTGGCCCTTATCGTTGATGGCGACATTCAAGATGAGGAGGTCGATACCGACATCACAGGCAACAGCAAGGTGTTCGAATTGTCGGGCGCCAATTATCAGGTCTTTAATTCAGAATTTGACCAAGTGGTCGCCGCAGATAAGCTCGTCAGGCGTGCCCTATTACTCGAGCTGAGGCAAAAGCTCACCGATGACATTATGGCGAGACAAGTGAACACCCGCCGCTTAGCCGCTATGCTCACCAACTTTGTTGCGACGCCACAAAAGAATCGACGTCAGGATCATTTAGAAGAAGGCATTGTTAACGCCACTACGATCACCAAGCTCATCACTTCGCCGTTGGATCGTACTGTCTTTTATCAGCCAGAGATTGGCGCATCCCATCAATGTGCCATCACGTTTTTGATGGACTGTTCAGGGTCAATGCAAAAACACAGTCACAAACTCAGCCTACTGATGGATACGATGCTCAAATCGGTTGGACTAGCCAATATCCCTTTTGAAATTATCGGCTTCACCACTAATAACTGGAATGGTGGCAAGGTTTATCGACAGTGGCTCAAGCAAGGTCAACCGAAACACCCAGGTCGTTTAAACGAAGTTCGACATATCGTGTTTAAGGATTTTGATGCGCATTGGAGACGCTCTCGCCTTGGCATTGCTAGCCTTCGCAAAGCCGACATATTTAAAGAAGGGATTGATGGCGAAGCGGTTCAGTTCGCTAGCCAACGCTTGCAACAGCATAGCGCACAGCGAAAGGTGTTGATTGTATTCTCAGACGGCTGCCCGATGGATACCGCCACCAGCACTGCCAACGATCAGTTCTATTTGGACAACCATCTCAAACAAGTGATTGAGCGCGAGTCGGCCAAAAACGGTATTGAGATTCATGGCGTGGGAATGGGAGTAGATTTGAGCCCGTACTACCGCAGTAACATTACTTTAGATATACAAGAGAGCTGCTTGTTTGGGTTATCTAGGAGCATCTTTGAGATGCTAAAGCGTTCTTAA
- a CDS encoding NAD-dependent succinate-semialdehyde dehydrogenase — protein sequence MLNIKNQHLLSFMVTEANNAVAVTNPATGELIGHAPVSSETELASAIERAHVAQKEWAKVPAKSRAASLHRWHQLIIENKEDLARIMTIEQGKPLAEAAGEVVYGASFIEWFAEEAKRTYGDSIPSTVAGKRLVTIKQPIGVACAITPWNFPVAMITRKAAPALAAGCSFVVKPSDETPLSAFAVVELAYQAGIPKDLLQVVLGDSPEQIGELFTSHPLIKKISFTGSTRVGSILMAQAAKGIKRTSMELGGNAPFIVFDDADIDAAVQGAMVSKFRNAGQTCVCANRFYVHSKVYDEFVAKFDQAVQQLKIGNGLDEGVTIGPVVSRNAKNNIQALIDRAIEQGAEPVTPIKDLDGLFLQPVILKDVKHSMDIVQQEIFGPVAPVMKFDTDEELIEMANDTIYGLASYFYSQNIHRVWNIAEALEYGMVGINDGLISTEVAPFGGVKQSGIGREGAKEGIDEYMDIKYLCFGSN from the coding sequence ATGCTAAACATTAAGAACCAGCACTTACTCTCTTTTATGGTGACAGAAGCGAACAACGCAGTTGCAGTCACAAATCCAGCAACGGGTGAACTCATCGGACACGCACCGGTATCATCAGAAACAGAGTTAGCAAGCGCGATTGAACGAGCTCATGTAGCGCAGAAAGAGTGGGCAAAGGTTCCAGCTAAATCTCGAGCTGCATCACTGCACCGTTGGCACCAGCTAATCATTGAGAATAAAGAAGACCTTGCTCGAATCATGACGATTGAACAGGGTAAACCGTTAGCAGAAGCGGCAGGTGAAGTGGTATATGGTGCGAGCTTCATTGAGTGGTTCGCAGAAGAAGCCAAGCGCACTTATGGTGATTCCATTCCTAGCACAGTCGCAGGCAAACGCTTGGTGACTATCAAGCAACCTATCGGAGTCGCGTGTGCCATTACGCCATGGAACTTCCCTGTTGCAATGATCACTCGTAAAGCAGCGCCTGCATTAGCTGCCGGTTGTAGCTTTGTCGTGAAACCTTCAGATGAGACACCGCTTTCCGCATTTGCTGTGGTCGAACTGGCTTACCAAGCGGGTATTCCTAAGGATCTACTCCAAGTCGTATTAGGTGATAGCCCAGAACAGATTGGTGAGCTATTCACATCACACCCACTGATCAAAAAGATCTCTTTTACAGGCTCTACTCGTGTGGGCAGTATTTTGATGGCTCAAGCTGCAAAAGGCATCAAGCGTACCTCTATGGAACTCGGCGGCAATGCACCTTTTATTGTGTTTGACGATGCAGACATCGACGCTGCAGTTCAAGGCGCAATGGTCTCGAAATTCCGCAATGCTGGCCAAACTTGCGTTTGTGCAAACCGATTCTATGTTCACAGTAAAGTGTACGATGAGTTCGTTGCTAAATTTGATCAAGCCGTTCAACAACTTAAGATTGGTAACGGCTTAGATGAAGGTGTAACCATAGGCCCTGTTGTCAGCCGGAATGCCAAGAACAATATCCAAGCATTAATAGACCGAGCGATTGAACAAGGAGCTGAGCCTGTTACTCCAATTAAGGATCTTGATGGGCTTTTCCTTCAGCCTGTCATTCTTAAAGATGTGAAACACAGTATGGACATTGTTCAACAAGAGATCTTTGGCCCAGTCGCACCTGTGATGAAATTCGACACTGATGAGGAACTCATCGAGATGGCGAACGATACTATTTATGGTTTGGCGTCTTACTTCTACAGCCAGAATATCCACCGAGTGTGGAACATTGCAGAAGCGCTTGAGTACGGTATGGTCGGTATTAATGATGGCCTAATCTCAACCGAGGTAGCGCCTTTTGGTGGCGTAAAACAATCAGGTATTGGCCGTGAAGGTGCTAAAGAAGGCATCGATGAGTACATGGACATTAAATACTTATGTTTTGGTAGTAACTAG
- a CDS encoding malate synthase G, with protein MSSRIQQGSLSIDSTLYQLINEQVIPGTGIVAEDFWQSFAAILKDLAPKNRALLIKREDLQHQIDVWHQERAGQTLDAAEYKQFLQQIGYLVAEGDDFQVTTASVEPEIATQAGPQLVVPIMNARFALNAANARWGSLYDALYGTDVISESDGAEKGGSFNPVRGAKVVSYARGFLDDAAPLNGVSHKDVTKYSISNASVGNKLIATLDNGEEVTLIDSNQFIGYQGDASSPSCILLKHNNLHIEIQIDPSAPIGSVDVAGIKDVLVESALTTIMDCEDSVAAVDGEDKALAYRNWLGLMKGDLQESLEKNGKTIVRNLNPDRQYTSVTGGEISLKGRSMLFIRNVGHLMTNPAIIDAEGNEVPEGIMDGMVTSLIAMHDLKGNSPYQNSTANSINIVKPKMHGPEEVAFTNELFGRIEDALGLERFTIKVGIMDEERRTSVNLKECIRAAKDRVVFINTGFLDRTGDEIHTSMEAGPFAPKTQLKTMTWIGAYEDQNVDLGLACGLQGKAQIGKGMWPEPDNMAKMMDAKIGHPQAGANTAWVPSPTAATLHALHYHKVSVPSRQKELRERVRANVDDILTIPLLGNQKLTAQDIQNELDNNTQGILGYVVRWIDQGVGCSKVPDINDVGLMEDRATLRISSQHIANWLRHGICEEAQVMKTMKRMAAVVDEQNAGDPSYQNMAPDFENSIAFSAACQLVFEGCAQPSGYTEPVLHAMRLKLKAQE; from the coding sequence ATGAGCAGTCGTATTCAACAGGGAAGCTTGAGCATTGATAGCACCCTCTACCAATTGATTAATGAACAGGTCATTCCTGGAACAGGCATAGTCGCAGAGGACTTTTGGCAATCTTTCGCAGCCATCCTTAAAGATCTGGCACCAAAGAACCGTGCCTTACTTATCAAGCGTGAAGATCTTCAACATCAAATTGACGTTTGGCACCAAGAGCGTGCGGGACAAACGCTAGATGCTGCCGAGTACAAACAGTTCTTACAGCAGATTGGCTACCTAGTTGCTGAGGGCGATGACTTTCAAGTTACGACCGCCAGCGTTGAGCCTGAAATTGCAACACAAGCGGGTCCGCAGCTTGTTGTACCTATTATGAATGCACGTTTTGCGCTTAACGCGGCCAACGCGCGTTGGGGTAGTTTATACGATGCGCTCTATGGAACCGATGTCATCAGTGAAAGTGACGGCGCGGAAAAGGGCGGAAGCTTTAACCCTGTACGCGGTGCTAAAGTGGTGAGCTACGCTCGAGGTTTCCTTGATGACGCTGCACCACTAAACGGTGTCTCTCATAAAGACGTGACCAAATACAGCATCAGTAACGCGAGCGTCGGCAATAAGCTGATAGCGACACTCGATAACGGTGAAGAAGTCACTCTCATAGATAGCAACCAGTTCATTGGCTATCAAGGTGACGCAAGTTCACCTTCGTGCATTCTTCTTAAACACAATAACCTTCATATCGAAATTCAAATCGACCCGAGTGCGCCGATTGGCAGCGTCGATGTGGCGGGTATTAAAGATGTACTGGTGGAATCGGCACTGACCACGATTATGGATTGCGAAGATTCGGTTGCTGCGGTTGACGGTGAAGACAAAGCATTGGCTTACCGAAACTGGTTAGGTTTAATGAAGGGTGACCTTCAAGAGTCGCTAGAGAAAAACGGTAAAACCATTGTTCGTAATCTTAACCCCGATCGTCAATACACCAGTGTGACGGGTGGTGAAATCTCACTTAAAGGTCGCAGCATGTTGTTCATACGCAATGTGGGCCACCTAATGACTAACCCTGCTATTATTGATGCTGAAGGTAATGAAGTGCCTGAAGGTATCATGGATGGCATGGTTACCTCGCTCATCGCGATGCACGATTTAAAGGGTAATAGCCCTTACCAAAACTCGACCGCGAACAGCATCAATATTGTAAAGCCTAAAATGCATGGCCCTGAAGAAGTGGCTTTCACCAATGAGTTGTTTGGTCGCATTGAGGATGCACTAGGTTTAGAACGCTTCACCATTAAAGTCGGCATTATGGACGAAGAGCGTCGTACCTCTGTGAACTTGAAAGAGTGTATTCGCGCAGCCAAAGACCGTGTCGTGTTTATCAACACAGGTTTCCTAGATCGAACGGGTGATGAGATCCACACTAGTATGGAAGCGGGTCCGTTTGCTCCTAAAACACAGCTTAAAACCATGACTTGGATTGGCGCGTACGAAGATCAAAACGTTGATCTTGGCTTAGCTTGTGGCCTGCAAGGTAAAGCCCAGATTGGTAAAGGTATGTGGCCAGAACCAGATAACATGGCGAAGATGATGGACGCGAAAATTGGACACCCACAAGCCGGTGCCAATACCGCTTGGGTTCCTTCTCCAACTGCGGCGACTCTGCATGCCTTGCACTATCACAAGGTGAGTGTTCCTAGCCGTCAGAAAGAGCTTCGTGAGCGTGTGAGAGCAAATGTTGACGATATTCTTACTATCCCATTGTTAGGCAATCAAAAGCTGACTGCTCAAGATATCCAAAACGAACTGGACAACAATACGCAAGGTATTCTTGGTTACGTAGTTCGTTGGATTGACCAAGGCGTAGGTTGTTCGAAAGTGCCTGATATTAACGATGTGGGATTAATGGAAGACCGTGCAACGCTGCGAATTTCAAGCCAACACATCGCTAACTGGTTACGTCACGGCATTTGCGAGGAAGCCCAAGTAATGAAAACCATGAAGCGCATGGCAGCAGTGGTTGATGAACAAAATGCAGGGGATCCAAGCTACCAAAATATGGCGCCTGATTTTGAAAACAGCATTGCGTTTTCAGCAGCGTGCCAGTTGGTATTTGAAGGCTGTGCTCAGCCGAGTGGTTATACCGAGCCAGTGCTGCACGCGATGCGTCTAAAGCTGAAAGCGCAGGAATAG
- a CDS encoding sulfite exporter TauE/SafE family protein — protein MELPVLLAILATIAVGTYFQTVTGFGLGIIVIGLTVSLNLVSLPVIAAVVSIVTLFNCLVALMGKPLLGELKILVVLVIGIIPGVSLGVFLLDELSESATHILRGLLGAMVLFAGLSFMFKPKTRKDRSATVSFLLSGFSSGLAGGLFGMAGPPIVYHLYRQPFTLDLVRSTLLMVFACTSMSRTVNVYAAGDMEASILWLSAIAVPLVALVTMFARRFPPPLSNDQLRKLVFMVLMLIGGYLMAVSAWSLFGFS, from the coding sequence ATGGAGTTACCTGTTTTACTCGCCATTCTTGCCACCATTGCGGTAGGTACCTATTTCCAAACCGTCACGGGGTTTGGGCTTGGCATTATCGTGATTGGTCTTACGGTCAGCCTTAATCTGGTTTCGTTGCCTGTGATTGCCGCCGTGGTCAGTATCGTGACCTTGTTTAATTGTTTGGTCGCGTTGATGGGTAAGCCGCTGCTTGGGGAACTCAAGATTCTGGTGGTGTTAGTGATCGGTATTATCCCCGGCGTGTCGTTGGGCGTGTTTTTACTGGACGAGTTGAGCGAGTCGGCGACGCATATCCTGCGAGGGCTATTGGGGGCAATGGTGTTATTCGCTGGTCTGAGCTTTATGTTCAAACCTAAAACCCGAAAAGATCGCTCGGCAACCGTATCGTTCTTATTGTCTGGCTTTAGTTCTGGGCTAGCGGGAGGGCTGTTTGGGATGGCAGGTCCACCGATTGTTTATCATCTCTATCGACAGCCTTTTACGCTCGATCTGGTACGAAGTACATTGCTGATGGTGTTCGCTTGTACGTCGATGTCCCGTACCGTCAATGTCTACGCGGCAGGCGACATGGAAGCGAGCATATTGTGGTTGTCTGCTATTGCTGTTCCCTTGGTGGCGCTTGTAACTATGTTTGCTCGGCGCTTCCCACCGCCGTTGTCGAATGACCAACTGAGGAAGTTGGTATTTATGGTGTTGATGTTGATTGGTGGGTATTTGATGGCCGTATCGGCATGGTCGTTGTTTGGCTTTTCGTAA
- a CDS encoding IclR family transcriptional regulator, producing the protein MQTETPQVQGDTPTLRLFALLEVIAQKDEFISLQGLVEETGLPKPTLHRMLQQLESAGIIQRDGDEKHYSSGIRLRKLAENLLLNSTMHSARRTILENLRAEVGESCNLTALSSGEIIYLDRAETEAPLRFHLQPGSRVPVHCSATGKLFLAHMSKSQRRRLIENVPLTQYTVKTITDYSVLEQDIEEAKIQGFAIDDEEFLPGLVCIAVLIPSPTGQSNLGLAIQAPVIRVKPDEAIKFLPALQKAAKALAKIEADNWSQQ; encoded by the coding sequence ATGCAAACAGAAACACCACAAGTTCAAGGAGATACGCCCACTCTCCGACTTTTTGCACTATTAGAGGTGATAGCGCAAAAAGACGAGTTTATTTCCCTTCAAGGGCTCGTCGAAGAAACCGGACTGCCGAAACCCACTTTGCACCGTATGCTGCAACAATTAGAATCCGCAGGCATCATTCAAAGAGACGGTGACGAAAAGCATTACAGCTCTGGCATTCGACTCAGAAAGCTTGCTGAAAACCTGCTTTTAAATAGCACCATGCACAGCGCCCGACGCACGATTCTTGAAAATCTAAGAGCAGAAGTCGGTGAGAGTTGCAACCTGACGGCTCTTTCAAGTGGTGAAATCATCTATCTTGATCGTGCAGAAACCGAAGCACCACTTCGCTTCCACCTGCAACCCGGATCTCGCGTTCCTGTGCACTGCTCTGCGACTGGCAAACTGTTTTTGGCTCACATGTCGAAATCACAGCGCAGAAGACTGATTGAAAACGTGCCACTGACTCAGTACACAGTCAAAACCATCACCGACTACTCAGTGTTAGAGCAAGACATCGAAGAAGCGAAGATCCAAGGCTTTGCGATTGATGATGAAGAGTTTCTGCCGGGTTTGGTGTGTATTGCGGTACTCATTCCATCGCCAACCGGCCAATCTAATCTCGGCTTAGCAATCCAAGCACCTGTGATTCGAGTAAAGCCGGATGAAGCAATAAAGTTCTTACCCGCACTTCAAAAAGCAGCAAAAGCGCTAGCGAAAATCGAAGCTGATAATTGGAGTCAGCAATAG